From a region of the Gordonia sp. PP30 genome:
- a CDS encoding phage major capsid protein — MAHTATTSNSASPWRPDQHVFDAGDVLPDALILTDTLAVGAIEGDQPVIEVAYVVDDDAQFVAEGDEIPEGEPGLAAATIYSRKIAQLIRLTSEQYRQNNTPAELARSVSRALTRKADQALLAQAAPTAPAVAPVAGILNTTGLSVEVVEDGNLDALIDLEASVRAAGANPTAWVLAPATWAEIRKFKTAAASNQNLLGAGTENAQPLLLGIPVKVNPAIPSGSGVLLDQSAILTAAGPVTVTTDPSAYFAHDSIGIRATWRTGHVLPRPDRIGKFTIDDGEG, encoded by the coding sequence ATGGCACACACCGCCACCACCAGCAATTCCGCCAGCCCCTGGCGCCCAGATCAGCACGTGTTCGACGCCGGCGACGTCCTGCCGGACGCGCTGATCCTCACCGACACGCTCGCTGTCGGCGCGATCGAAGGCGACCAGCCCGTCATAGAGGTTGCCTACGTCGTCGACGACGACGCGCAGTTCGTCGCCGAAGGAGACGAGATCCCCGAAGGCGAACCCGGACTCGCCGCAGCCACCATCTACAGCCGCAAAATCGCCCAACTGATCCGCCTCACCAGCGAGCAGTACCGGCAGAACAACACCCCGGCCGAGCTCGCCCGCAGCGTCTCCCGAGCACTCACCCGCAAAGCCGACCAGGCACTGCTGGCACAGGCAGCACCGACCGCACCCGCAGTCGCACCCGTCGCCGGGATCCTGAACACCACCGGCTTGTCGGTCGAAGTCGTCGAAGACGGCAACCTCGACGCGCTGATCGACCTCGAAGCGTCCGTCCGCGCGGCTGGCGCCAACCCCACCGCGTGGGTACTCGCGCCCGCGACGTGGGCCGAGATCCGAAAGTTCAAGACGGCCGCGGCCAGCAACCAGAACCTGCTCGGCGCCGGCACCGAGAACGCCCAGCCACTCCTGCTGGGCATCCCCGTCAAGGTCAACCCCGCGATCCCCAGCGGCTCCGGTGTCCTCCTCGACCAGTCCGCGATCCTCACCGCTGCTGGACCCGTCACCGTCACCACCGACCCGTCCGCCTACTTCGCCCACGACTCAATCGGAATCCGGGCAACCTGGCGAACCGGCCACGTCCTGCCCCGCCCCGACCGAATCGGGAAGTTCACCATCGACGACGGCGAAGGCTGA
- a CDS encoding WhiB family transcriptional regulator has product MSARKLAELLADQPDLTEAACRGQWALFDPAAEDEDHAEVEARHHRAAAICSRCPALAACRDWAERIPPKHRPPGVLAEIIPQARPGRPHERKTP; this is encoded by the coding sequence GTGAGCGCCCGGAAGCTCGCCGAGCTGCTGGCCGACCAGCCCGACCTCACCGAGGCCGCCTGCCGAGGGCAATGGGCGCTGTTCGATCCGGCCGCCGAGGACGAGGACCACGCCGAGGTCGAAGCACGACACCATCGCGCCGCCGCCATCTGCTCGAGGTGCCCAGCGCTGGCCGCCTGCCGGGACTGGGCCGAGCGGATCCCGCCGAAGCACCGACCTCCCGGCGTCCTCGCCGAGATCATCCCCCAGGCCCGACCGGGCCGCCCCCATGAAAGGAAAACACCCTGA
- a CDS encoding AAA family ATPase: MTYVKTGDQLDAQVFPPLRWAVPGLIPEGMGLLTGAPKAGKSWAALGIALAVASGGRALGKVPTGHARPTLLMALEDGERRLQGRCRALLDGEPIPPLLHYITRIPPAHVWDEMGAWLYEHGSAAPLVILDTLGKVAPDSAPGESAYQRDYRIGSKLKAYADEHPGACVLVVHHVRKAASDDWMDSTSGTNGLNGAADFTLNLSRSRNDDAGIIRVTGRDVPESEYAVTSREGRWVLDGEVLAEAASKAQTARASAGLGDRAIEILNVVTEHPGGIGPTAVAEALDPPITAESAGTYLGRLSKAGRIMKAGRGVYTPVESVESVETDEHSDADHDRVSTLPLGNVETEQGLSPGNYTLSTVSTPDVDCSVCGYGPLDAEDAPLGRHAMCAPPPGGLTPDSPGQTDRVAAALANAQKEADR; this comes from the coding sequence ATGACGTACGTGAAGACGGGCGATCAGCTCGACGCTCAGGTGTTCCCGCCGCTGCGCTGGGCCGTGCCCGGCCTCATCCCCGAAGGTATGGGACTTCTCACCGGCGCGCCCAAGGCCGGCAAGTCCTGGGCCGCACTCGGTATCGCCCTGGCGGTGGCCTCAGGTGGTCGTGCGCTCGGGAAGGTGCCGACCGGACACGCGCGGCCGACCCTGCTGATGGCACTCGAAGATGGGGAACGCCGCCTCCAGGGTCGCTGTCGCGCGCTGCTCGACGGGGAACCGATCCCGCCGCTGCTGCACTACATCACCAGGATCCCGCCGGCGCATGTGTGGGACGAGATGGGAGCGTGGCTGTACGAGCACGGAAGTGCTGCGCCCCTGGTCATTCTGGACACGCTCGGGAAGGTCGCACCGGATAGCGCACCGGGCGAGTCGGCGTATCAGCGGGACTACCGGATCGGCTCGAAGTTGAAGGCGTACGCCGACGAGCATCCGGGCGCATGTGTCCTGGTCGTTCACCACGTCCGGAAGGCGGCATCGGATGACTGGATGGACTCGACCAGCGGCACGAACGGGCTCAACGGGGCCGCGGACTTCACGCTCAACCTATCGCGCAGTCGCAACGATGACGCCGGGATCATCCGGGTCACGGGCCGCGACGTTCCCGAGTCTGAGTATGCGGTGACGTCCCGAGAGGGGCGCTGGGTGCTCGATGGGGAGGTGCTCGCCGAGGCCGCGAGCAAGGCGCAGACCGCGCGAGCCTCGGCAGGGCTGGGAGACCGGGCGATCGAGATCCTGAACGTCGTCACCGAGCACCCCGGGGGCATCGGACCGACCGCCGTCGCCGAGGCCCTGGATCCTCCGATCACGGCCGAATCGGCCGGAACGTATCTCGGTCGCCTGTCCAAGGCGGGCCGGATCATGAAGGCAGGCCGGGGCGTCTATACCCCTGTTGAAAGTGTTGAAAGTGTTGAAACCGACGAACACTCGGATGCCGACCATGACCGCGTTTCAACACTCCCCCTCGGCAATGTTGAAACCGAACAGGGCCTCTCACCAGGCAATTACACACTTTCAACGGTTTCAACACCCGATGTCGACTGCTCAGTGTGCGGATACGGACCGCTCGACGCCGAGGACGCTCCGCTAGGCCGCCACGCCATGTGCGCGCCACCGCCGGGCGGTCTCACACCCGACTCGCCGGGGCAAACCGACCGCGTCGCCGCCGCCCTCGCCAACGCACAGAAGGAGGCCGACCGATGA